One genomic segment of Acidihalobacter prosperus includes these proteins:
- the flgF gene encoding flagellar basal-body rod protein FlgF, producing the protein MDRMLYIAMSGAKETLLAQANTTNNLANANTVGFKRDLEAFKSVPIEGPGYASRVYTQDEGTGTDFTQGPLITTGRSLDVAINGPGWIAVQGPDGQEAYTRAGELKLNGNGLLTTSQGYPVLGNSGPIAVPPHEKVDIGHDGTITVLPTGQQPNALAVVDRIKLVNPPDSELKKGLDGLMHTRNNQPLPASADVSVVSGALEGSNVNTIDAMVKMISLARQFEMQVKLMKTAQNNDQASAQLIRLA; encoded by the coding sequence ATGGATCGCATGCTCTATATCGCCATGTCCGGAGCCAAGGAAACTCTCCTGGCGCAGGCGAACACGACCAACAATCTGGCCAATGCCAACACGGTCGGCTTCAAGCGCGACCTGGAGGCCTTCAAGTCGGTGCCCATCGAGGGGCCGGGCTACGCCAGCCGGGTCTACACGCAGGACGAGGGTACGGGCACGGATTTCACGCAGGGTCCGCTCATCACCACCGGCCGTTCGCTGGATGTGGCCATCAACGGGCCCGGCTGGATTGCGGTGCAGGGGCCAGACGGCCAGGAAGCCTATACGCGCGCCGGCGAGCTGAAACTCAACGGCAATGGCTTGCTGACCACCAGCCAGGGGTACCCGGTGCTCGGCAACTCCGGACCGATCGCGGTGCCGCCGCATGAAAAGGTCGATATCGGCCATGATGGGACGATCACGGTGTTGCCGACCGGACAGCAGCCCAACGCCTTGGCGGTAGTGGATCGGATCAAGCTGGTGAATCCGCCGGACAGCGAGCTGAAAAAAGGCCTGGACGGCCTGATGCACACGCGCAACAACCAGCCACTGCCTGCGAGCGCGGACGTATCGGTGGTCTCGGGGGCGCTGGAGGGCAGCAACGTCAACACGATCGATGCGATGGTCAAAATGATTTCGCTGGCGCGCCAGTTCGAGATGCAGGTCAAGCTCATGAAGACCGCACAAAACAACGATCAGGCCAGCGCCCAGCTGATACGCCTGGCCTGA
- the flgC gene encoding flagellar basal body rod protein FlgC: MSLYSIFNIAGSGLAAQSVRLNTVASNLANADDVASSEQAAYRARQPVFATALFHAQGGGSAVGVRVTDIQESQAPVRREYSPGNPLADKQGYVYTTNVNTVEQMANMISASRSYQNNVNVLSTTQQLLLSTVQQLGK; this comes from the coding sequence ATGAGTCTGTACAGTATTTTCAATATCGCCGGTTCAGGCCTCGCCGCGCAGAGCGTGCGACTGAATACCGTGGCCAGCAACCTCGCCAATGCCGACGACGTCGCCTCCAGCGAGCAGGCGGCCTATCGCGCCCGTCAGCCGGTCTTCGCCACCGCGCTGTTCCATGCCCAGGGCGGCGGTTCGGCAGTGGGCGTGCGCGTGACCGATATCCAGGAGAGCCAGGCGCCCGTCCGACGTGAATATTCGCCGGGCAATCCGCTCGCCGACAAGCAGGGCTACGTTTACACGACCAATGTCAATACGGTCGAGCAGATGGCCAATATGATCTCGGCCTCGCGCAGCTACCAGAACAACGTCAACGTCCTGTCCACAACCCAGCAGCTGCTGCTCAGCACCGTGCAGCAGCTCGGCAAGTAA
- the flgH gene encoding flagellar basal body L-ring protein FlgH, translated as MNAQKMAGGIRFAALLAALAALGGCASLQPGPTRGSNPDFTAVMPVPPKPASQNNGAIYQSADSVPLFSDQRARHVGDILTVVLNENTNANKSADTSTSRDTSVDVSAPTVLGAGVTYNGKSLLSTGLASKNAFAGKGSSTQSNQLSGTISVTVAQVLSNGNLVVQGEKWIALNQGREYVRFRGIVRSADITPQDTVLSTQVANAEIAYGGRGVLNDANREGWLAKFFNAAWWPL; from the coding sequence ATGAACGCACAGAAGATGGCAGGGGGAATACGCTTCGCCGCGCTGCTGGCGGCGCTGGCGGCGCTTGGCGGCTGCGCCAGCCTGCAGCCCGGACCGACCCGCGGCAGCAATCCCGATTTCACCGCCGTGATGCCGGTGCCGCCCAAGCCGGCCTCGCAGAACAACGGTGCGATCTATCAGAGCGCCGACAGCGTGCCGTTGTTCTCGGATCAGCGCGCGCGCCATGTCGGCGACATTCTGACGGTGGTGCTCAACGAAAACACCAACGCCAACAAGTCGGCAGACACCTCCACGTCGCGCGACACCAGCGTCGACGTCTCCGCGCCGACGGTGCTCGGGGCCGGTGTCACTTATAACGGCAAGTCATTGCTCAGCACTGGTCTCGCCAGCAAGAATGCCTTTGCAGGCAAGGGCAGCAGCACCCAGAGCAACCAGCTCAGCGGCACCATCTCGGTGACCGTGGCGCAGGTGTTGTCGAACGGCAATCTGGTCGTGCAGGGTGAGAAGTGGATCGCGCTCAATCAGGGGCGCGAGTACGTGCGCTTCCGTGGCATCGTGCGCTCGGCGGACATCACCCCGCAGGACACGGTGCTGTCGACCCAGGTCGCCAATGCCGAGATCGCCTATGGCGGCCGCGGCGTGCTCAACGACGCCAATCGAGAGGGCTGGCTGGCGAAATTCTTCAACGCCGCCTGGTGGCCGCTGTGA
- the flgJ gene encoding flagellar assembly peptidoglycan hydrolase FlgJ — MAGALASNVGALASTYTDFQGLAQLKAAAQTNSPGARRAAAKQFEAVFIQMMLKAMREATPQHGLLDNSQTRLYQGLYDHQLAIELAGRDALKLGGLIDHSLGGRPAKPPAAPAVSMPLAPPPNPTAGAGEAARPAAWPPATPGEFVRAVLPYARQAAVSIGVAPEVLVAQAALETGWGKQIPTTPDGRSSFNLFGIKAGGSWQGAQVSVPTMEYRDGALQRERASFRAYPSLAASFADYAHLISTQPRYQEAMTQASNPAAYLDGLQQAGYATDPAYADKIKSILGSQPLLALDPGVKNGANGPLT, encoded by the coding sequence ATGGCCGGAGCTCTCGCCAGCAACGTCGGTGCCCTGGCTTCGACCTATACCGATTTCCAGGGCTTGGCGCAGCTCAAGGCGGCGGCGCAGACCAATAGCCCGGGCGCGCGGCGGGCGGCGGCCAAGCAGTTCGAGGCCGTGTTCATTCAGATGATGCTCAAGGCCATGCGCGAGGCCACGCCGCAACATGGCCTGCTCGACAACTCGCAGACGCGCCTGTACCAGGGATTGTACGACCATCAGCTCGCGATCGAACTGGCCGGCCGGGACGCGCTCAAGCTCGGCGGTCTGATCGACCATTCGCTGGGCGGTCGTCCCGCCAAGCCCCCGGCCGCGCCGGCCGTTTCGATGCCGCTCGCGCCGCCGCCGAATCCGACCGCGGGTGCGGGCGAGGCAGCCCGTCCGGCGGCGTGGCCGCCGGCGACGCCGGGCGAATTCGTGCGTGCGGTACTGCCGTACGCACGTCAGGCCGCGGTCTCGATCGGCGTGGCGCCCGAGGTGCTGGTCGCGCAGGCGGCGCTGGAAACCGGCTGGGGCAAGCAGATTCCGACTACGCCGGACGGGCGCAGCAGTTTCAACCTGTTCGGCATCAAGGCAGGCGGGAGTTGGCAGGGCGCGCAGGTGAGCGTGCCGACGATGGAGTATCGAGACGGCGCGCTACAGCGCGAGCGTGCGTCCTTCCGTGCCTATCCGTCGCTCGCGGCGAGCTTCGCGGACTACGCGCACCTCATCTCGACGCAGCCTCGCTACCAGGAGGCCATGACCCAGGCCTCTAATCCCGCCGCCTATCTCGACGGTCTGCAGCAGGCGGGCTACGCCACGGATCCAGCCTATGCCGACAAAATCAAATCGATTCTCGGCAGTCAGCCGCTGCTGGCGCTGGATCCGGGGGTCAAGAATGGCGCAAACGGGCCGCTAACCTGA
- the flgB gene encoding flagellar basal body rod protein FlgB yields the protein MPFSIDQALGVFPQALQLEAQRAQLLASNIANADTPGYKARDIDFKAALAAQGGQGGALPLMRTNPEHMEPSAAGGPAPVLYQVPLQPSLDGNTVNLQYNQAAFGENALRYQATLTILSGRLSGLSKAIMGT from the coding sequence ATGCCGTTTTCGATCGATCAGGCACTGGGTGTGTTCCCGCAGGCGTTGCAACTCGAGGCGCAACGGGCGCAACTGCTCGCGTCGAACATCGCCAATGCCGATACGCCTGGCTACAAGGCCCGCGATATCGATTTCAAGGCGGCGCTGGCGGCGCAGGGCGGACAGGGTGGCGCGCTGCCGCTGATGCGCACCAACCCCGAGCACATGGAGCCGTCCGCCGCCGGAGGGCCTGCGCCTGTGCTGTATCAGGTGCCGCTGCAGCCGTCGCTGGACGGCAATACGGTCAACCTGCAGTACAACCAGGCGGCGTTCGGCGAGAACGCGCTGCGTTACCAGGCCACGCTGACCATTCTGAGCGGACGTCTCTCGGGGCTCAGCAAGGCGATCATGGGGACCTGA
- the flgG gene encoding flagellar basal-body rod protein FlgG — MNPALWIAKTGLDAQQTRMDVIANNLANVSTTGFKKGRASFEDLLYQNVRQPGAQSSQNTQLPSGLMIGTGVRIDSTEKIFTQGNIIQTGNNLDLAVQGRGFFQITMPDGTVAYTRDGEFQLNSNGQVVTANGYPLQPGITVPPNTQSITIGTDGTVTATVAGSTTPTQIGTVQLADFINPAGLQAVGQNLYLETAASGTAQSGTPGVNGLGSLQQGALESSNVNTVESLVNMIECQRAYEINSKAIATTDQMLQYVNQTL; from the coding sequence ATGAATCCAGCCTTGTGGATCGCGAAAACCGGACTCGATGCGCAGCAGACGCGCATGGACGTGATCGCCAACAATCTAGCCAACGTCAGCACCACTGGATTCAAGAAGGGGCGTGCGTCGTTCGAGGATCTGCTGTATCAGAACGTGCGCCAGCCGGGTGCGCAGTCGTCGCAGAATACCCAGTTGCCCTCCGGCCTGATGATCGGCACCGGCGTGCGTATCGATTCGACCGAAAAAATCTTCACCCAGGGCAACATCATCCAGACGGGCAACAATCTCGATCTGGCCGTCCAGGGACGCGGTTTTTTCCAGATCACCATGCCCGATGGCACCGTGGCCTACACCCGTGACGGCGAGTTTCAGCTCAACAGCAACGGCCAAGTGGTGACCGCCAACGGGTATCCGCTGCAGCCTGGCATCACGGTGCCGCCGAATACCCAGTCGATCACCATCGGCACCGACGGCACCGTGACCGCGACCGTGGCCGGCAGCACCACACCGACGCAGATCGGCACGGTGCAGTTGGCGGATTTCATCAATCCGGCGGGTCTGCAGGCGGTCGGGCAGAACCTGTATCTGGAAACCGCGGCCAGCGGCACCGCGCAATCGGGCACGCCGGGCGTCAATGGCCTGGGCTCGCTGCAGCAGGGCGCGCTGGAAAGTTCGAACGTCAACACGGTCGAGTCGTTAGTGAACATGATCGAATGCCAGCGTGCCTACGAGATCAACTCGAAGGCCATCGCCACCACCGACCAGATGCTGCAGTACGTCAACCAGACCCTGTGA
- a CDS encoding flagellar basal body P-ring protein FlgI, with amino-acid sequence MREPHVVMFRGLAVLVMLLGLAGGAQAELVRDLATVAGVRSNQLVGYGLVVGLDGTGDQTSQAPFTIQSIENMLTRFGVTLPGNVNPQLKNVAAVLVTASLPPYAKPGQNIDVTVSSIGNAKSLRGGTLVMTPLRGANGQVYAMAQGNLVVGGYGAGGGGSSVQVNVLSVGTVPNGATVERDVPTAFDRGNSITLDLNNPSYTTATRLSHAINQAMGPGTAEAMDAASVKVNAPLDRGQRVAFVSYLENINIDPAAPPARVVVNARTGTVIIGSSVRVLPSAVAHGNLTVTISESPQVSQPNALSGGNTVVTPNTQVSAKQAKAHAFVFKPGVTLNSIVKAINRVGATPDDLIAILEALKRAGALRAQLVVI; translated from the coding sequence ATGCGCGAACCACATGTTGTGATGTTCCGCGGTCTGGCCGTGCTGGTCATGCTGCTCGGTCTGGCTGGCGGTGCACAGGCCGAACTGGTGCGCGATCTCGCGACGGTGGCCGGGGTGCGCAGCAACCAGCTGGTCGGTTACGGGCTCGTCGTGGGGCTCGACGGCACGGGCGACCAGACCAGCCAGGCGCCGTTCACCATCCAGAGCATCGAGAACATGCTCACGCGTTTCGGCGTCACCCTGCCGGGCAATGTGAATCCGCAGCTCAAGAACGTCGCCGCCGTCCTGGTGACGGCCAGTCTGCCGCCTTATGCCAAACCCGGTCAGAACATCGACGTGACCGTATCCTCGATCGGCAATGCCAAAAGCCTGCGCGGCGGCACGCTGGTGATGACGCCGCTGCGTGGCGCCAACGGCCAGGTCTATGCGATGGCGCAGGGCAATCTGGTGGTGGGCGGCTACGGCGCGGGCGGCGGCGGTTCCAGTGTGCAGGTCAATGTCCTCAGTGTCGGTACGGTGCCCAATGGGGCCACCGTCGAACGCGACGTGCCCACCGCCTTCGATCGCGGCAACAGCATCACCCTCGACCTCAACAACCCGAGCTACACCACGGCCACCCGGCTCTCGCACGCCATCAACCAGGCCATGGGTCCCGGCACCGCCGAGGCCATGGATGCCGCGTCGGTGAAGGTCAACGCTCCGCTCGATCGAGGGCAGCGCGTGGCCTTCGTGTCCTATCTGGAAAATATCAATATCGATCCCGCGGCACCGCCGGCGCGCGTGGTGGTCAACGCTCGCACGGGTACGGTGATCATCGGCAGCAGCGTGCGCGTGCTGCCTTCCGCGGTCGCCCACGGCAATCTGACCGTGACCATTTCGGAAAGCCCGCAGGTCAGTCAGCCGAATGCGCTATCCGGCGGCAATACGGTGGTCACGCCCAATACCCAGGTCAGCGCGAAGCAGGCCAAGGCGCATGCCTTCGTGTTCAAGCCCGGGGTGACGCTCAACTCGATCGTCAAGGCGATCAATCGGGTGGGCGCCACGCCCGACGACCTGATCGCGATCCTGGAGGCACTCAAGCGTGCCGGCGCGCTGCGCGCGCAGCTGGTGGTGATCTGA
- the flgK gene encoding flagellar hook-associated protein FlgK, with protein MATDILGVGTSALLAFQQALQTTSQNISNVNTPGYSRQRIDLSSTLPQSAGNYFLGRGVQVTGVQRIFSGVVNSQVNDATAANARYQTYSQYASQVDNLLADASAGLQPAVQSFFNAVQGVANSPASIPARQTLISQGGQLTARFNSLYSQINQANGQINGQLTSEVNTVNQLATQIAQLNKQIVAASNSSNPVGQPNDLLDQRDALLNQLSKSVNVSTVTQSDGSVNVMIGTGQALVVGTATTQLGLAPTSGDPNQLNLVFKTANGDIPVANVNPGGNIGGLLDARNQVVVPAENALGQLAISVGQAFNAQQKLGVDLTGTLGQNFFNVPGPSVYAGAANAAGSGLPAVTVSNVSQLTAKDYQLSYNGTAWTLQAAGSNQPITMTGAGTSANPYVADGLSIVVPTTVSAGDAYTIEPTRYAARDISMAMSDPRLVAAAAPVVSAANQTNTGTATITAPQVSATGVTNPNLRDPVTITFNNPPTTYTLTDATTGTSVTQAYNTAGTTVSYNGWQATLGGTAKAGDTFTVTPSGPGDNGNALALANIQQNKFMNGSTASIGDVYNQLVANVGNETQGAKSNASNQQALLNQSTSLQQSISGVNLDQEAANLVRYQQAYQASAKVITTANTLFQSLLNAV; from the coding sequence ATGGCGACAGACATCCTCGGTGTGGGCACCTCGGCGCTGCTGGCCTTCCAGCAGGCGCTGCAGACGACCAGCCAGAACATCAGCAATGTCAACACGCCCGGCTATAGCCGCCAGCGTATCGATCTCAGTTCGACGCTACCTCAGTCGGCGGGCAACTATTTTCTCGGCCGCGGGGTGCAGGTCACCGGTGTGCAGCGGATATTCAGCGGCGTGGTCAATAGCCAGGTCAACGACGCGACCGCCGCCAATGCGCGTTATCAGACCTACAGTCAGTACGCGTCCCAGGTCGACAATCTGCTGGCCGACGCCAGCGCGGGTCTGCAGCCGGCGGTGCAGAGCTTTTTCAACGCGGTGCAGGGCGTGGCCAACTCGCCGGCCTCGATCCCGGCCCGTCAGACCCTGATTTCGCAGGGTGGCCAGTTGACCGCGCGCTTCAACAGCCTGTACAGCCAGATCAATCAAGCCAACGGCCAGATCAACGGCCAGTTGACCAGCGAGGTCAACACAGTCAACCAGCTGGCCACCCAGATCGCGCAGCTCAACAAGCAGATCGTGGCGGCCTCGAACAGCAGCAACCCGGTCGGTCAGCCCAACGACCTGCTCGATCAGCGCGACGCACTGCTCAATCAGCTGTCCAAGTCGGTGAACGTGAGTACCGTGACCCAGAGCGACGGTTCGGTCAACGTGATGATCGGTACCGGGCAGGCTCTGGTCGTGGGTACGGCGACCACCCAGCTGGGGCTGGCGCCGACCAGTGGCGATCCCAACCAGCTCAACCTGGTGTTCAAGACCGCCAATGGCGACATTCCCGTCGCCAACGTTAATCCCGGCGGCAATATCGGCGGTCTGCTCGATGCGCGCAATCAGGTGGTGGTGCCGGCGGAGAATGCCCTGGGGCAGCTGGCGATCAGTGTCGGCCAAGCCTTCAATGCGCAGCAGAAGCTGGGCGTCGATCTCACCGGCACGCTCGGCCAGAACTTCTTCAACGTGCCGGGCCCCAGTGTGTATGCCGGTGCCGCAAACGCGGCCGGCAGCGGACTGCCTGCGGTGACCGTCAGCAACGTTTCGCAGTTGACCGCCAAGGACTATCAACTCAGCTACAACGGCACTGCCTGGACCTTGCAGGCCGCCGGCAGCAACCAGCCGATCACCATGACCGGCGCCGGCACGTCGGCCAATCCCTATGTGGCCGACGGCTTGAGTATCGTGGTGCCGACAACGGTCAGTGCCGGCGATGCCTATACCATCGAACCGACGCGCTATGCCGCCCGCGACATTTCCATGGCGATGAGCGATCCCCGTCTGGTCGCGGCCGCAGCTCCGGTGGTCAGCGCCGCCAATCAGACCAATACCGGTACCGCAACCATCACCGCGCCGCAGGTGTCGGCGACGGGCGTGACCAACCCCAATCTGCGCGATCCGGTCACCATCACCTTCAACAACCCGCCGACAACCTATACGCTGACCGACGCGACCACCGGCACTTCGGTGACGCAGGCCTACAATACCGCCGGTACGACGGTGAGCTACAACGGTTGGCAGGCGACCCTCGGCGGAACCGCGAAGGCGGGCGATACGTTCACGGTCACGCCGTCGGGTCCCGGCGACAACGGCAATGCCCTGGCGCTGGCGAATATCCAGCAGAACAAATTCATGAACGGCAGTACCGCCAGCATCGGTGATGTCTACAATCAGCTGGTCGCCAACGTGGGCAATGAAACCCAGGGAGCGAAGTCGAACGCCTCCAACCAGCAGGCGCTGCTGAATCAGTCCACTTCGCTGCAGCAGTCCATTTCCGGCGTCAATCTCGATCAGGAGGCGGCCAATCTGGTGCGCTACCAGCAGGCCTACCAGGCGTCGGCCAAGGTCATCACGACCGCCAACACGCTGTTCCAGAGCCTGTTGAACGCGGTGTAA
- the flgL gene encoding flagellar hook-associated protein FlgL — translation MSIRISTQQISQAAIDSMLNQQVQLSHTEQQLSTGRKILTPADNPAGAAQALNLQSAIDTNTQYQSNGDAATARLNLEQSTLQSTGNLLQSVRTLALEGNNGTQTDASRSSIASQLSQSLKQLLALGNTQDANGSYIFSGSQIQTKPFTQNPNGSFSYLGDGAQRYLQIDANRQVAVNDAGSGVFMQIPNGNGSFTATPGSANTGSGIIDPGSVTSSTGYSGDTYQIQFTSTTQFNVVDTTSGTTVLSNQSFQSGSTISFAGIQTSITGAPASGDQFTIAPSQPQSVFQTVQDMITALNIPSGGNAGSQARLHNTMNQALSSLDQAMNTLINKQAGVGSRLNAITDQQQLQSNAKLQLQTTQSQVQDLNYASAISLFNQQLAGLQASQKTYLQVQGLSLFKYI, via the coding sequence ATGAGCATACGCATCTCCACCCAGCAGATCAGTCAGGCGGCGATCGATTCCATGCTGAACCAGCAGGTCCAGCTTTCGCATACCGAGCAGCAGCTTTCAACCGGCCGCAAGATACTGACGCCAGCCGACAATCCCGCCGGCGCGGCGCAGGCGCTCAACCTGCAGAGCGCCATCGACACCAACACGCAATACCAATCCAACGGCGATGCCGCCACCGCCCGTCTCAACCTCGAGCAGAGTACGCTGCAGAGCACGGGCAACCTGCTCCAAAGCGTGAGGACGCTGGCGCTGGAGGGCAACAACGGCACCCAGACCGATGCCAGCCGTTCCAGTATCGCCTCGCAGCTCAGCCAGTCGCTCAAACAGCTGCTGGCGCTCGGCAACACCCAGGATGCGAACGGTTCCTACATTTTCAGCGGTTCGCAGATCCAGACCAAGCCCTTCACCCAGAACCCGAACGGCAGCTTCAGCTATCTCGGCGATGGCGCCCAGCGCTATCTGCAGATCGACGCCAACCGCCAGGTGGCGGTCAACGACGCCGGGTCGGGCGTGTTCATGCAGATCCCCAACGGCAATGGCAGCTTCACTGCGACCCCGGGGAGCGCCAATACCGGCAGCGGTATCATCGACCCCGGCTCGGTGACGTCGAGCACGGGCTACAGCGGCGACACCTACCAGATCCAGTTCACCAGCACCACGCAATTCAACGTGGTCGACACCACTAGCGGCACGACGGTGCTCAGCAACCAGTCCTTCCAGAGCGGTTCCACCATCAGCTTCGCCGGCATCCAGACGTCGATCACGGGGGCGCCCGCCAGCGGCGATCAGTTCACCATCGCGCCGAGCCAGCCGCAGAGCGTGTTCCAGACCGTGCAGGACATGATCACGGCGCTGAATATTCCCAGTGGAGGCAATGCGGGCAGCCAGGCGCGCCTGCACAACACCATGAATCAGGCGCTCAGCTCGCTCGACCAGGCCATGAACACCCTCATCAACAAGCAGGCAGGCGTCGGCTCGCGCCTGAATGCCATCACCGACCAGCAGCAGTTGCAATCCAACGCGAAACTGCAGTTGCAGACCACCCAGTCGCAAGTCCAGGATCTTAACTACGCGAGCGCCATCAGCCTGTTCAATCAGCAGCTTGCCGGCCTGCAGGCCTCGCAGAAAACCTATCTGCAGGTTCAGGGTCTGTCGTTATTCAAGTACATTTAG
- the flgE gene encoding flagellar hook protein FlgE produces the protein MSFGTALTGLNAASEALNVTANNIANAGTTGFKSSRAEFGDIYATAYNGISNKAVGSGVQLQAVTQQFSQGTLHNTGNTLDAAINGQGFFIFSNNGTQVYSRAGAMQVDQQGYVVNAQGQQLQVYAPINPQSTNPTFNQGSLTNLQLSTSAGPPQATSTIAASINLNAAAPDLGVGTINPTNTASYTYSTPATVYDSLGAPHTAIFYFRKDTTTPSTTTTPGNTTWQVLTQVDGTTVTTGGNPQATLTFDANGNLVTPANGQIPYDAYSPTNGAAAMNVTLNLTGSTMFGNTSSVNSLTQNGYTSGQLAGLNIDNSGVISARYTNGQSQALGQIALANFTNPQGLQAVGNTGWGQTYASGTPILGAPGTGSLGQIQAGSLENSNVDEAKQLVDLITEQRNYQANAKVITTANTVTQTIINMT, from the coding sequence ATGTCTTTCGGAACGGCACTGACCGGTTTGAACGCGGCGTCCGAGGCGCTCAACGTGACCGCCAACAACATCGCCAACGCCGGCACCACGGGTTTCAAATCCTCGCGCGCGGAGTTCGGCGACATCTACGCCACGGCCTACAACGGCATCAGCAACAAGGCCGTGGGTTCGGGCGTGCAGCTGCAGGCGGTGACCCAGCAGTTCAGCCAGGGCACGCTGCACAATACGGGCAACACCCTCGATGCCGCGATCAACGGCCAGGGATTTTTCATCTTCAGCAACAACGGCACGCAGGTCTACAGCCGCGCCGGCGCCATGCAGGTCGACCAGCAGGGTTACGTGGTCAATGCCCAGGGGCAGCAGCTGCAGGTCTATGCGCCGATCAATCCGCAGTCCACCAACCCGACCTTCAACCAGGGCAGTCTGACCAACCTGCAGCTCTCCACCAGCGCGGGCCCACCGCAGGCGACCTCCACTATCGCCGCCTCGATCAACCTCAACGCGGCAGCGCCCGACCTCGGCGTTGGCACGATCAATCCGACCAATACCGCGTCGTATACCTACTCCACGCCAGCCACGGTCTACGATTCGCTGGGCGCGCCGCATACCGCGATTTTCTACTTCCGCAAGGACACGACCACGCCCTCGACCACGACCACGCCCGGCAATACGACCTGGCAGGTGCTGACCCAGGTCGACGGCACCACGGTGACCACCGGCGGTAACCCGCAGGCGACGCTGACCTTCGACGCCAACGGCAACCTGGTGACGCCCGCAAACGGCCAAATCCCCTACGACGCCTATTCGCCGACCAATGGCGCGGCGGCCATGAACGTCACGCTGAATCTGACCGGTTCGACCATGTTCGGTAATACCAGCAGTGTCAACAGTCTGACCCAGAACGGTTATACCTCGGGCCAGCTCGCCGGCCTGAACATCGATAATTCCGGCGTGATTTCGGCGCGTTACACCAACGGCCAGTCGCAGGCGCTGGGGCAGATCGCATTGGCGAACTTCACCAACCCGCAGGGCTTGCAGGCCGTGGGAAATACCGGTTGGGGGCAGACCTATGCCTCGGGCACGCCAATCCTCGGTGCGCCGGGCACGGGCAGCCTTGGGCAGATACAGGCCGGGTCGCTGGAGAATTCCAATGTCGACGAAGCCAAGCAGCTCGTCGACCTGATTACCGAGCAGCGCAACTACCAGGCCAATGCCAAGGTGATCACCACGGCCAATACGGTGACCCAGACCATCATCAACATGACCTGA
- a CDS encoding flagellar hook assembly protein FlgD: MSTSAVNSSFDPSILAQLGITGSTSSPTTATSGTASSTGQLGQQAFLNLMVAELKNQDPTQPMSGQNMLAQLAQFSTVSGIQNMSSSFATLSKSLSTNQALQAASLVGRTVLAPSSMAVLPATGSLQGSVDISSPASQVSVGIYDRSGQLVKQIDLGTQAQGLANFSWDGTNMQGTPMPAGTYEVKAVGQVNGQNQGLNVLSPAQVSSVTLAQNGGPITLSLGDGMGSVDLSQVRQIS, from the coding sequence ATGAGCACAAGCGCCGTCAATTCGAGTTTCGACCCCAGCATTCTCGCGCAGCTCGGTATTACCGGCAGCACGAGTTCCCCGACCACCGCGACCAGTGGTACGGCTTCATCCACCGGCCAGCTGGGGCAGCAGGCGTTCCTGAACCTGATGGTGGCCGAACTCAAGAACCAGGATCCCACGCAGCCGATGAGCGGTCAGAACATGCTGGCCCAGTTGGCGCAGTTCAGTACCGTGTCCGGTATCCAGAACATGTCCTCATCGTTCGCCACGCTGTCGAAGTCGCTGTCGACCAATCAGGCATTGCAGGCGGCCAGTCTGGTCGGTCGGACCGTGCTGGCGCCGTCCTCGATGGCGGTGCTGCCGGCGACCGGCTCGCTGCAGGGTTCGGTCGACATCAGCTCGCCGGCCTCGCAGGTTTCGGTGGGGATTTATGACCGCAGCGGCCAGCTGGTCAAGCAGATCGATCTCGGCACACAGGCGCAGGGTCTGGCAAATTTCAGCTGGGACGGCACCAACATGCAGGGCACGCCGATGCCGGCCGGGACCTACGAGGTCAAGGCGGTCGGTCAGGTCAACGGTCAGAACCAGGGGCTCAACGTGCTGTCCCCTGCGCAGGTATCGAGCGTCACGCTGGCGCAGAACGGGGGGCCGATCACCCTTTCTCTGGGCGACGGCATGGGCAGCGTCGACCTTTCCCAGGTACGGCAGATCAGTTAG